The Caldisericota bacterium nucleotide sequence CATTTCTTCCACAAGTTTTCCTAATTTACGCGCACTGGAATAACTATGGAAACTTGTGATCGGGGTATGTATAGCGTATTTGTTTAATAAAATACGGGTAATTCGTGTGTCTTCTGAGGCTATAAGATCCACTTTCCTCAACACAAGAATTACCCGCAGCGTAATATCCTTTAAATTGCCAATCGGTGTAGGACAGACATGCAAACTCATTATTGTGTATCAGATTCGCTACTTTTACTTATTTCGATTTCGTCTCCTACCTTAATATCGTTAAAGTTTTTCAATCCTATACCACATTCATATCCCTTTGCGACTTCTTTTACATCTTTTTTGAATCTTTTCAGGGATGAAACCACTGTATCATATATGACAGCATTATTACGCAAAACTTTTGCTTTGGCATCCCTTACTATCTTTCCCTCACTAATAATACAACCGGCTATCGTGCCAGCACCACTTACCTTAAATACCTGTTTTACAGTAGCCCTGCCAACTACCACTTCTTTAACTTCTAGTTTAACCATTCCTTTAAGCAACCGTTCAATATCGTCTATTAATTCGAAGATAATATCATAAGTCCTTATTTCTATTTTTCTCGCTTTGGCATCTTTTTTAGCCTCCGTAGTAGGACGTACACTAAAACCTAATATGACTGCTTTTGTCGCTTCTGCAAGCAAGATATCGCTTTTAACTATTCCGCCAACACCTTCATGGATAATATCAATAGGAACAGGAGATTTAAGTTCTTCTACCGCATGTTTTACTGCTTCAAGTGAGCCTTGCGTATCAGCTTTGAGAATAACAAAAAGCTTTTTAATCTCCTTTTTCTCCATCTCTCTAAATAAATCATCCATAGTTTTAGAAACAGTCTGAATCTCCATTTGTTGGGCTCTTCTTCCAATTTCAATTTGCTTTGTTTCCTCTTTTGCATCCTTAATATTATCTATTACATAGAATATCTCACCCGCCTTTGGCACGCTGGGAAGTCCTGCAATTCCCACAACAGAAACAGCCTTAATTTTTTTGACCATTTTACCTCTAATATCTGTAAGGAATCTCACTCTTCCAACAACATCTCCTACTCTAATGTAATCGCTTGCCTTTAATGCACCAGTTTGAACAACTACCGTAGCAAGTGGACCAATATTCTTATGCATTTCTGATTCAATCACAGTACCTGAGCAAAGAGCAGTAGGGTTTGTTTTAAGTTCAAGAAGTTCTGCTTGTAAATTAATCATTTCAAGAAGCTCTCCTACCCCTTTTCCTGTCTTTGCCGAAACATTGGCATATATTGTTGATCCGCCCCATTCCTCTGGAAGTAGACCTCTATCAGCAAGTTGTTTTTTTACAGCTTCTGGGTCAGCATTTGGTCTATCAATTTTATTAAGTGCTACAATAATTGGAACATCAGCAGCACGAGCATGATCCAGCGATTCTATCGTTTGATCCTTAACACCCTCATCTGCTGCAACAACAAGAACAACAATATCCGTAACTAACGACCCTCTCAAGCGCATTTCCGTAAATGCCTCATGGCCCGGAGTATCAATGAAGATGATTTCTTTTCCATTTATATTAACAACAGAGGCTCCAATTGCCTGAGTAATTTGTCCTTTCTCCTGGGCAGCAATAGATGTCTTTCTTATTGTATCAAGCAATGTAGTCTTGCCATGATCTACATGCCCCATTACAGTTACAACAGGTGTACGGGAACACAATTGTTTTAAAAATTCTTTATCTTTAAACTCTGGTACGTCAAAATTTAACTCGGAAGCAAGATAATGTACTTCAGTTTTTGAGAGCTTTCTGTCAGGTTTATAAGGAATTCCCAATTTCATAATTCGTTCCTTTACTGTTCTTTCCGGGACCTTAAAGCGTTTTGCAAACACCTCGACATTAATATCGCCAGCTATCTTTTGAGATTTTTTCTCCGTAACTTCCTGTTTTTTGTACATCTCCTTAACATACTCTTCTGCCAAAAAAATCGCATCGGGCTCCAGTGACGATAAATGCCCTTTCACATCAACTCCCAATTCCCCTAAAATTTTAATCAATCTAGGAGATTTTATTCCCAGTTTTTTAGCAACTTCATAAACTCTCATCTTATTTTTGTTCACTTGCATCACCTTCCTCTGATAATTCAATAAGGTGAATCCTGTATCCAGTAAGATTAGAAGCAAGTTTTACATTAATGCCTCCTCCTCCAAGTGTCGAAGGATAATTTTTAGAAAACACATAAACATTAGCTTCATTAGTCTTAGGAATAATCTCAACTCTCTCAACTTTTCCCGGACTTAGTGCATTCTCTATATAGATTACAGTATTTGTATTATACCTGATTACGTCAATTCTCTCTCTGTTCAATTCTCTCGAAACTGCATTAATTCGCACGCCTTTGGTACCAATACATGCTCCCACAGGATCAACTCGTAAATTTTTTGTAGCAACAGCCATCTTAGCTCTCAAACCAGGTTCTCTTACAGTATCTTTAATTTCAACAATGCCCTGCTGAACCTCTGGCACTTCCACATTTACAAGTTTTTCCAAAAATTCTGGGCATGCACGGGACAAAATAACTTGAGGCCCTTTAACACTGCTTTTCACTTCTTTTATTAACGCCTTCACCAATTTGTCTTTTCTTAGCTGCTCTCCAAGAATAGCTTCCTCCGGGATTATAACACCCTCAATATTGTGAGGCTCAATACTTATGCCAATTTCCCCTCTTCCTTTCTTCCTCGTCACCCTTCCTGTGATTACTGTACCTACAAGTCCAGAAAATTCTTCAAATGCAACCTCTCGTTTCTTCTCAAGTATCTTTTGTTGAAAAACTTGCCGCGCTGTGCGAATTCCCGTTGAAGAAAGTTTACTTGTTGGAATTTCAATAAGAACGGTACTGCCTATTTCTACACTGTCACTAAATTTCTTCGCCTCTTTAGCACTTATTTCAAGTACTGGATTTTCTACCTGTTCCACAATTATCCTCTCTGCATAAATTTTGACACTACCACGAGAAAGGTCTATTTTAACAACAGCATTCTGTTCACCAAATGTTTTTCTATAAGCAGCTTGCAGTGCCGTCTGTATAACTTCCATAATATAATCTTTAGAAACACCTTCTTCCTCTTCTATGTTCCTCAATATATCAATATCTATCATTTTTTCTCACCTCTCTTTTCCAACAACTCATTATAAAGAGAAATTTTCACCACCTTATCGAATGGCACTTCCAATTTTTCTCCATTTTTTCTAAATACAACATTATCGCCAGAAAATCCTTCAAGCACAACCGTTTCTCTTATTATACTCTCGCCGTCCTTAAAAGAAACTTTTACCTCATTCCCAGCAAAAATATCAATTTCTTCCCTTGTTTTCAAAACCCTACTCAACCCAGGTGAAGAGAGTGCAATACTGTATGCTCCTTCAAGCCCAACAGAAAAAAGTTCGCTCTGAATTTCCTTCGTTATATTTTCCAAATCTTTAATACCTACGATACCACCCATTCGGTAAATAACTGCTTCAATTCTGTCGCCCAGAACCAAACACTCTACCAATATTAATCCGAATCGCTCAGCACTTCTCTTTGCAATTTCATTTATTCTATCCATAAATTCTCTCCATCAAACGAAAAAGTGGGCACATTTATTCCCACTTCTCCATGTAAAATCTATAAATATTGTAAAGGAAATTTCAAATTTTGCAAATAGAAAATAATTAAAATTTTTTAAAATAACCGAACTTTTTAGGCATCAGCTTGTCTAAAAATAAAAAGGAGGAAAAAATGAATAATTTTGTAAATTTTTTAAAGAAAAACAAAACTGTTTTGGCATTGCTTATCATCGTGGTAATAATAGGTATCGGCGGGGTAAGTTATCTTTTTCTTGAAACAAAAATAAGTAAAATTGGAAAAACAATACTTCCACAAAACCAGACAAACGAGTTTCTGTCATCCTATCCGCAAGACACAACCTTTGAAGATGAAACTACAAGAGAGTCTGGTACCTACTTTGGTAAAAGCGATACAAATGCTCAGTTTGGCCTCAAAATAATTAAAAATGGCAGCACAAGCTTACAGGTAGAAAAAGGAAAATTCTTCGATGTATGGAATAAAATCATCTTTACCGCAAAAGGTTTGGATGGTTTTGTTTCAAATTCAAACTATTACAAGCAAGATGAATACTATTATGGAATTGTTAGCATAATGATCCCCTCTAAAGATTTTGACACATTTGCTGAGCAAATTTCAAAACTTGGAAAAACAGAAAATATGCGCGTGTCAACCAAGGATGTCACGGGTGAATACGTAGATCTTTCGTCAAGAATCAAAGTGCTTGAATCCCAAAAAAATCTCCTTCTTTCTTGGCTAAGCAAATCAAACGATGTAAAAGATATGATCGCCTTGAGAAATGAACTGGAAAAAGTAGAAAGTGAAATCGAACAAATTAAAGGAAGAATGAATTACATCACATTTCACACAGATTTTTCTGAGATTACAATAAGCATCACAGAAGAAGGAAAAATTCCAGTAGAAAAACCAGAAATACTTCTGCGCCTTGTCGCTGCATGGAAAATAGCATTGAACGCTCTTGTTTCTTCATTGGCTGGGTTTATAATATTTGTTGGCTGGGTAATTCCTTGGGTTGTTATTCTCTATATAATTTATTTAATTTATAAAAAAAGAAAAGGAGGAACAGCATGAGTAAAAAATTTATTGCCGTTTTTATTTTGACTGTACTGGTTTTAAGTACTGTAGTAATTGGTGGAAGCACATTGCCAAAAGGTAGCGTAGCCGCAGAGAGTATAAGCGTAGATGAATATCACCTGATATCCGTAACAGGTACAGGCACCATGCAAGTAACCCCCGACATCGCATACGTATCATTTGGCATACAGTCGGAAAATGAAAATGCAGGTATTGCAATGGAAAAAATGTCCTCGCAGGCAAACGCAATTATCGACGCACTGAAAGAAAGAGAGATAAAAGAGAAAGATATTAAAACAACAGGGTTAAGCCTTGTGCCTATTTATCGCTGGGATAAAGAAACTGGAAAATCTATTTTAGATCACTTCAGGGCAAGCGAGTTTTTCAAAGTAAAATGTACAATTAACAATGCCGGAGCAATTCTCACATGTGCAGGAGAAAATGGAGCAAATATAATAAATGGAGTCTCGTTTGACATTTCAAACCGCGAAGAACTAAAACTCGAAGCAATTAAAAAAGCAATGGACAACGCAAAAGCGCAAGCAGAAATATCATTAAATGGAACAAGATACATGATTACCGGAATAAAAACTATTTCTATCGGCTCTATTTCCAATCAAATACGAAGCATCGATATGGCATTGGAAGGAAAAGGAGAAAATTTGGAAATTCCAATAGAAGGCGGCATGCTTACAATCCAGGCAACCGTACAAGTTATATACACATTTGATTAATATACGTTAACAAGTGACGGGTATCTTGCAAATATTTACCGCATTGAAGATGCCCGTTACTTAATTTTGCACAAAGAGTTTAATAATTTTGACAAATCAAAAGTAACTCATACATTAATTTGACAAAACTTGAAATATGCATATAATCCTCTCTGAGTTGTGCCCTGGCCCTGTCCTGCATCTCTGACCAAAAACTTTTGCATCTCTCCAAGATTCGAGAGATTGAAAGACGAGAGGGGAGGGGTTGGGGCTTTTTGACTTATCACAGAATAACAATAAAATAGAACAGCCAATAAATTTCCGCATGAAAGGATAAAAATGTATAAAAATAGTATCGGCATAAACCTTCTTATTTTTATGAACAGATTTTTCAATCGCCCTGCCCATCCATTCAATTTGGAAGATGCA carries:
- the infB gene encoding translation initiation factor IF-2, with amino-acid sequence MNKNKMRVYEVAKKLGIKSPRLIKILGELGVDVKGHLSSLEPDAIFLAEEYVKEMYKKQEVTEKKSQKIAGDINVEVFAKRFKVPERTVKERIMKLGIPYKPDRKLSKTEVHYLASELNFDVPEFKDKEFLKQLCSRTPVVTVMGHVDHGKTTLLDTIRKTSIAAQEKGQITQAIGASVVNINGKEIIFIDTPGHEAFTEMRLRGSLVTDIVVLVVAADEGVKDQTIESLDHARAADVPIIVALNKIDRPNADPEAVKKQLADRGLLPEEWGGSTIYANVSAKTGKGVGELLEMINLQAELLELKTNPTALCSGTVIESEMHKNIGPLATVVVQTGALKASDYIRVGDVVGRVRFLTDIRGKMVKKIKAVSVVGIAGLPSVPKAGEIFYVIDNIKDAKEETKQIEIGRRAQQMEIQTVSKTMDDLFREMEKKEIKKLFVILKADTQGSLEAVKHAVEELKSPVPIDIIHEGVGGIVKSDILLAEATKAVILGFSVRPTTEAKKDAKARKIEIRTYDIIFELIDDIERLLKGMVKLEVKEVVVGRATVKQVFKVSGAGTIAGCIISEGKIVRDAKAKVLRNNAVIYDTVVSSLKRFKKDVKEVAKGYECGIGLKNFNDIKVGDEIEISKSSESDTQ
- the nusA gene encoding transcription termination factor NusA, translated to MIDIDILRNIEEEEGVSKDYIMEVIQTALQAAYRKTFGEQNAVVKIDLSRGSVKIYAERIIVEQVENPVLEISAKEAKKFSDSVEIGSTVLIEIPTSKLSSTGIRTARQVFQQKILEKKREVAFEEFSGLVGTVITGRVTRKKGRGEIGISIEPHNIEGVIIPEEAILGEQLRKDKLVKALIKEVKSSVKGPQVILSRACPEFLEKLVNVEVPEVQQGIVEIKDTVREPGLRAKMAVATKNLRVDPVGACIGTKGVRINAVSRELNRERIDVIRYNTNTVIYIENALSPGKVERVEIIPKTNEANVYVFSKNYPSTLGGGGINVKLASNLTGYRIHLIELSEEGDASEQK
- a CDS encoding DUF4349 domain-containing protein; the protein is MNNFVNFLKKNKTVLALLIIVVIIGIGGVSYLFLETKISKIGKTILPQNQTNEFLSSYPQDTTFEDETTRESGTYFGKSDTNAQFGLKIIKNGSTSLQVEKGKFFDVWNKIIFTAKGLDGFVSNSNYYKQDEYYYGIVSIMIPSKDFDTFAEQISKLGKTENMRVSTKDVTGEYVDLSSRIKVLESQKNLLLSWLSKSNDVKDMIALRNELEKVESEIEQIKGRMNYITFHTDFSEITISITEEGKIPVEKPEILLRLVAAWKIALNALVSSLAGFIIFVGWVIPWVVILYIIYLIYKKRKGGTA
- a CDS encoding SIMPL domain-containing protein (The SIMPL domain is named for its presence in mouse protein SIMPL (signalling molecule that associates with mouse pelle-like kinase). Bacterial member BP26, from Brucella, was shown to assemble into a channel-like structure, while YggE from E. coli has been associated with resistance to oxidative stress.), which produces MSKKFIAVFILTVLVLSTVVIGGSTLPKGSVAAESISVDEYHLISVTGTGTMQVTPDIAYVSFGIQSENENAGIAMEKMSSQANAIIDALKEREIKEKDIKTTGLSLVPIYRWDKETGKSILDHFRASEFFKVKCTINNAGAILTCAGENGANIINGVSFDISNREELKLEAIKKAMDNAKAQAEISLNGTRYMITGIKTISIGSISNQIRSIDMALEGKGENLEIPIEGGMLTIQATVQVIYTFD